CTCAGAGATGCCAGTCCGGTCTGGGCGGCGGCCCGCTCAGGGGCAGCGGTAGCATCCGGGCTGTGGGCAGGGATGGCGGCCACGAAGATTGGAGAACCCCTCCGCAGCCTGACTCTGGCCGCTGGGCCCCAAGGAGTGGTCCCCACCCCGTGCTCGGTCTGCTTGGCCCGGCTGTGGGGCGCCCGCTTGTGGTCTGTCTCCTGCTCGGCGGAGACGTTTTTCGTGGTTGCCTTGCCTCCTGAAGCCCACGCTGCTGCCGTTCTCGCGGGTGCCCTGCTCTGTCTGCAGGTGCGCCTTGACGTACAGCGTGCCCCTCGCTCAGCATGCAATCGCACTGTTTGGAATGTTGTCATAAGTGAATTTTCATGGCTGTTCCTTGTCACCGTATGCAAGTACCGTCACGTTCCCTTCCTGTTGCCGTGGTAACACTGTTCTCCACTTATTTTGCAGGTAGAGGACAAGGAAACTGTTAACAATTTAGATACTTCATCGTCTGACTTCACTATATTGCAGGTAAATTGTTGTGTCTCAATCATGTTAGAGTCCAGGGGTAGACTGCGTATCTGGAAACCGCTTCTGACATTGTGCGGCCCCCCCACCTGGAAGCCGCTGCCAGGTTGGTTTACTCCGCGGCCCCGTTGAGAGGGATCTTCCTGTCCACTCCGCCAGGTGGAGCGCGCCTGTGGCGTCTCGGCCTCCCCGGGCGCCGCAGCTCAGCTGCAGCCGCGAGCAGGGCGGCGGGGAGCACCTCTCGTCAGTTCTGGGTGGCATCCTCTGCAGAAGGGCGATTAGATGGGACAGTGGGGGCAGGGCGCCTCTACCCAGACAGCTGGATGGGGCAGAGACAAGGGTGCGGGGCGGGGGCCCAGCACAGTGACAGAACGGCTGGGGCCTCTCGGGGGTTCTGCCCTGGCCTTGGAAGTTCTTCCCGCAGAGGGTGCAGAGGTTTCTTTTGATGACTGTCTCGTCTTGGCTGTTCCGTTGCCATGGGTGGATGTTAACTCTTAGTGGGATGTGGACTAACGCTCAGGTACGAGCTGCCCAAATGTGGGTCTTGAGTTCCCTTTGAAGGTTTCTGCCGGCCTCCTTAGGTGTGAGCTGTTGGAATAAACCAGCCTGGGTGGCTGTCTCATCTTCCTCGGAAAGTGTTGTGAGGAGATGGGAATACAGTCAGCTTAGGCCGGTCTCGCTTTGTTTTCAGTAACGTCACCTGTGTTGCTTAGTTAGCAGGCCCCGTGCAGGCAGGATTTCCAGTGGCTCCTGCCGGGCAGGGACACGGTTGATTACCGGcaagccagagccccagcctcgAGCAGCCTGCAAACGTTAGGAGAGCTTGCCGGAGCTCAGCTCACCGTGAGGGCTGATGTCTCTTTCCCACGTGAGGTGACACAAGGCCATTCCCGACTCAGAAGGGAGAGCAGGAGCCGAGGCTTGGCATTTTCTCGAATGTCTTTCTAGGTCAAAGACTCCACGTTGACATGGAAAATACATAACCACTCCTGGAGACAAATAGGAATATATTGGTTTCTCTCTGGAGAAAGTTAAGCAGAGAATTGTTCTGCCTGCAATGATCCTTTCCTTTAGTCAGAGAATCTTAATTCTCAGCTCGTAtgtcacatgaaaaaaaaatgattacaaaTGAAACTGTAGGGAAAGTGAGCAGTTTCCGAGGGTTTCCCACAGCGGCAGGTCCGTGCCCAGTGGCAGGCCAGGCTGCTCCCGTCCGTTTACGGGTGTACGTTAAGCAGCTGTGGCGCGAGTTGTGGCTACAGAGATGGATGAGAAGAAAGGATGGCCTCCACCCTCACAGGGCTCATCTTCCCCACGCACACGGTGCCGGGAGAGGCCTGGACCGATGCGGGCTCCCAGTCACGCAGCCTTTGCTGACATCTTAGCTCTGCTGTGTGTCCTCGAGCAAGTCAGTCAGCCACCCTGTGCCAGTCTCCTAACCTGCGAAAAGAAGGGTGACACTAATAGCACTAACTTGCTAGGGCTGTGTGATTAATATATTTATACGTAAGGTGCTTAAATCTGTGCCTAGAACCTCGTCAGCGCCCACCAGTGTGGGCTGGAATTCCAGAAGAATGTGTCTTGAGCAGAGGGAGCCTAGGGCCGGGGACCACAGATTGAGAGAGGCCCTTCCTCAGTGGGGCAGCCACCGGAGCCATGAGGAGAAGCCTTTCTATGAGGAAACAGGCCCTGAGCCAAATACTGAGACTCTGGAGGGCAGGGTCCTGATGGGCCTGTGGGGGAGGAGGTGGCGGGGCCCGCTGCTGAAAGCCTTAGGCCACCGGGGGCCGAGTGCTCACCATGGCAGCAAAGTGCACTCACGGCCATGGGGGCAGTAAAACCAGACGTCCTGCTAGGCGAGGAACAGCGTGATCTGAATTGACAGGCCCTCCAGGAGAGGGCGTGAGGGACCTTTGGGAGTTTAGAGCTGGCCTAGTGGGGCCACTGacgggaagggaggaggaagaggactgTGTCATCCTGGGGAGCACAGCTGGGCAAGGATGGCATGACCACGCCAACAGGGACAGGGGCCGCACCACCAGTGCCCATGTCCCCTCAGGCTCTTGAGTTTTCAGAAACTACATGAGTTACAGGATAAAACGATTGTCTGATGTGTAAGTAGAAAGATGAGAGCACGTCTCCCCTTGCGTGTAAGAGTTCAGTCTAGAGGAACAGACAAGCATGTGATCCGTTCATCGCCATGGAAGGGATGGCGTGGCCAGGCTGGGGACAGCAAAACTGGAGGCGAGGCCCAGGCCCTGGAGAGTAGCCTGGAATGCGGGGCCTGGGCCCGGGTGCCCGAGGCGGATGCCGGCCTGCAGGCTCTTCCCTCAAACTGGCAGGGCCTCCGCCTGTTGCCTTTGAGTGTCCGGGTCTGCCTTTGAAACGCTCCCTTTCTAGTCATTGCAGTTCTTAGTGTTACTAACCCGTAGGTGTCATGGGTCTGGCACGGTCTCACTTCTGCTTTTCGTTGCAGGAACTTGAGGAGCCCTCCTTGGAGCCAGGTACTGTTACATGAAAACCTTAGCAGCGGGGTTTGAACCATCCTAGTTCCCACCTTCTCTGATTTGAagcctttaattttaaaaagttgcctTACTGTAGTGTTCGTTGTTCTAAAGGTTTACGATCCAAAACATCCAGGATCATAGAGATTGGAAACCCAGCCATATCACCAGATCTGTGAAAGTGGCCAATTCGCAGTTTGCAAAATGAAACTCTCGTGCCTGTTTCAGTGGAAACGGCACTCAAACGTCCGCAGAGTGAGTGTGCACGCCTCTTGAGAGCCGGCACCTCCCACGCAGCAGATCTTGTGATATCGGGCGGTATCTAGCTTGGTGGTGTTGAATCAGGCAGCGCAGGTAGCGGTAGGGAGACGCCCGTGAAACACTGAGACGGAACTGGATTCCGGAAGAGGAAAGAGTGTCTTCACGAGAATTCCAAACCAATGCTATTCACTGTCTGGACTGCAAATATCTCAGAGCACCGAAGGAAGAGAGTCTGGTTTTCATGTTGGACTGTTCtgttaaaagaaatgcaaagaaatttggaaattgaGCTGTCAGTGAATGGTGATACGTTCAGTTAAGCAACTTGGACTTTGGAAGCTAAATTTGGAAGAGTCATGTGTAAACGACGACAGAATGAAGACTGTCAAGAAGCAGCCAGAAGGTTGGGGGTTAACTCTCGGGGATGCTTTTCTCTTCCCTGTAGCGTAGAGGCTTGCCTAGCGGTGGTCGCAGCGCAGGTAGTGTACCCGGTGTGAGTGTGTGTCCCCGCGGGTTTTCCAATCTCTGTGTAGCTAGCTCTTCTCTTCGTGTTAGTGTGGCCGCCGTGCCCGTGCCGCATTTGTGATTGCTTTATTTCCCTGGTAATTAAACCTTGTGCCATTCTATTCCTGTTAAATCcgtagaaaatgagaaaatactcgACATTTTGGGGGAAACTTGTAAATCTGAGCCAGTAAAAGAAGAAGGTCCcgagctggagcagccatttgCCCAGGATACAAGTAGCGTGGGGCCAGACAGAAAGCTTGCGGAGGAAGAGGACCTTTTTGGCAGCGGCCACCCGGAGGAGGGTGCTTTAGATGTGGCCGGCGAGTCCCCGGGCCAGGCTCAGGCGAGCCAGGCAGACAGCCTGTTAGCGGTAGTGAAAAGGGAGCCGGCGGAGGAGCCGGGCGCTGGCGCGCGGACGGACTGCGAGCCTGTAGGGCTAGAGCAGCGAGCGGAGCAGAGCAGGGGAGCCTGCGAGCCCGCGGGAGCCTGTAGCGAGGAGGCCGCGGAAGCGCCCCCGGAAGCCTCGAGCCCCGAGCCCGGGGATAGCCACGAAGACGGGCCGAAGCTTGCTTTTGAAGCTTGTAATGAAGTCCCTCCGGCTCCTAAAGAGTCCTCAGCCAGTGAGGGCGCTGATCAGAAAATGAGGTttgttttttctcagttttagacCAGACGCTATCTCCTTTTCATGGGTCGTTTAATGACACGCATAAGCTGTTGTCCTGCCATTGGCCAGCCAGACTGATGACACTAGTTTACTGCTAAAGAAtgtttgatttctctttgtttattttaagctgattacataatcttttttcttttctcaaccTATCATggttgttttctttaattcttcctAATTATCTTTAGCCCAGCAGAATTAATTAACTCCTGTGGGTCTGAGATCTTATGGTTAGGTCAGATTTCCAATGCCAGTTTGTCGGGGTGTCATTTTTTCAGAACTAAATTTCGGGTAGGTATGCAACCTCAGCACGTGTTTGATAATTTTGAGTTTGTTTCctctctgctgcttcctcctggAGTGACATTATCTTTTGTCTCTAGTTCTGTCGAAGATGACTCGGACACAAAGAGGCTTTCCAAAGAGGAAAAGGGTAGGTCACTGCAGCCACCCCCGTCCCCTGGGGCGCATTCGGCCTCGGCAGCGGCCGGGCGGCTGTCTCCTTCGCCCAGATCGGCCTGTGAGCTTTCACGAGCCTTTCTCCGCCCTCTGCGAGGGCTCTGCGGGCCCTGGGTCCTGGGGAGAAGCCCGTCCCCGAGTCCGTGCATCGGCCTGGTGCGGACGTTGCTTTGGCCAGAGCACTTGAGCCCAGCAAGCCGGCCTGACCCTCCTGTTATTTGCAGGTCTCTTGGCCTCAGTGACACTTGCAAATGGAGAAAGGCTTCTGGTTTCAGATATCCTGGGGTTGTCTGGTATTCCAGATTTACCCACAGCTTAACCTTTTACTAAAATGACTAATTGAGACACTGCTGGCCGTCGTGAGGACAGCCGGCCTGGCCCCCACCCCACTGGCTTTGGATGCTGCTGGCATCTGGGAACAAGGCGGGCAGGCGTCTGGTCTGGAATGGCCTTCCCCTGTAGGAGTCAGGGTCTTTTGGGTGTCGTGTTTTTGATGAGAACTTTCGTTTGAAATAGGTCGTAGCAGTTGTGGTAGAAATTTCTGGGTTAGTGGACTTTCTTCTACCACCAGAGCTACAGATTTGAAGAACCTGTTCAGCAAATACGGGAAGGTAAGACGGGGGCTCCCTGGAGAGGGGGCTCGAACGCCGCTGGCGTGCGGCCTGGGCGTGCAGGCCGTGCTCCCCGCTCGTGCGTGCTTTCACGCCGTGCTGTTGGAGCTCACCTTTGCTCATGGGCTGTGCAGGGTCTGCCCCTGCGTGGGTGGCGGTGAGAGGCCTGTGGAAGCTCCCAGGGCCACGTCTGCTTTATATTtgtccccctgccccagccccaagGCACCACTTAGACTTGATAGGGTCTCCTGAGTGCATCTCTGGCTTCAGGACAGACCCTGGGAGGGCTGCAGGGCTGGCGGGAAAGGGCAGGGCCGGGATGTGCGCTTCCGTGAGACCGTGGTGATGACGGAGGGACACTGGTGAGGCTGGGGACAGGGGCTATGAACAGGGCCTCTGGCATCAGACCAGTGGGCAGCTGCCAGTCCTCGCTCTACTGCTCACGGTCGTGTGACCCAGGGCGTGCCACTCACCGTCTGGACGTCATCCCTGCGCCTGGGGCCCTCAGAGCTGCTGCCTCCTTGAGTGGTGTGTAGTCGTAACAGCATTGCTGCCCCTCGCTGGGCCCTCAGCTCACCCGCTTTCCCCCACAGCTGGGGCCGCCTCTCCTCGGCAGAACCTGCCCTGGCgccctcctcactccctcccgTGCCCGCTGCAGTTCCCTGTTGGTTAGGGCACTTGTGTTggcttccctcccttctctgtctcaccctcccctcctccctgggcctctgggaCTCGCCTCCCAAGTAAACTCCTGCACCCGGGGTCTGTCCCTCAGAGCCAGCTTTGGGGCCAGCCAGAGGGAGAGCCAGCACGGCCCCTCCCTGGTCATGGAAGGGTTCAGCAAGTCATGGTAGAGAAAACCAGCAGTATTTCCCTTGGTTATCGATGTCCAAGGACGGACAAGAGGAACACTGAGCACGACACAGTTACAGACGTGCCTGACAACTCCCTGGTCTCAGTCGTGCCCGGTGGCCCGTGGGTGCTTTCTGCAGGGAagtggcgcccggcgcctgcaggGGCTAGGGGGCTTGGGGGCTTACTGTGGGCTCAGTGGGGGACCTGGCCACTCGGAAGCCTTCCTTTGGGTCTCAGACCCCGTGTGGCACAGTGAGGATGCCTGTTGGTTCCTGTGGGACTCCTGCGCCATGGTGCCTTCAGCCTGCTGGCGTCAGGGATTAAGACGCTTCTCAAGGCCGCGCGTGGAGCGCTGGAGCACCTGAGCCATCCCAGTGGGGGTTGACACTGTCAACAGTGGGATGGGTCCTGCGTTCCAGTGCTCCTCATGAACCTGTGCTCAGGCCAGGCTGGAGCTGTAGACGTGCCCTCGGCTTTACTGCCCACGTGGCGTGCCTGTGTGTTCTGAACCGTTTCTTCACGAGCGCTCACGTTGAAGGAAGGCCAGGAGCCTCAGCCTTCCGATCCTCTCTTCTCTACCCCACACCTGCTGTCCTGGCCCTAGAGGGACCTGGGGGAGGGCCCTGGAGTGGTGGCCGCAAGACAGCAGCATCGCCCTCCCCTGTCCTCTTCTGCTGCATGTCGGGCACCTGGTGCCAGGGTTTCTCGTGCATCCTCTCCCCGGGAGGAGAGCACCGACCGGCACGTGGGCTGCGTCGGGGAGGGCGGCCTGCGCATCTCCAGCAGTGAACGCCGGGGTCCGGGTGCGGCTTCGTGTCTGAGCCATCGTGCGCTTTCCTTCGAGGTGGTGGGCGCCAAGGTCGTGACGAACGCCCGGAGTCCTGGGGCTCGCTGCTACGGCTTCGTCACCATGTCCACAGCAGAAGAGGCCACCAAGTGCATCAGCCACCTGCACAAAACAGAGCTCCACGGGAAGATGATCTCCGTGGAGAAAGTAAGGGCCGCCCGCTGTCTTCCGGGGGCCAGCCCGGCCCAGGAAGGAGGGGCTCCTTCCACTCGGCTCTCTTCTTTCAGGCGAAAAACGAACCTGCTGGCAAGAAAACCTCTGAGAAGAGAGACGGTGAGGGGAAAAAGGAGAAGTCCAGTAACAGTGACAGGTATGGCTCTTCCCCGAGGGGACTGTGGCCAAGGTGAGCCTCTGCTTTACCTCCCACCCTCCAGGCTCCCACAGGTCGGGAAGACCGCGAggcccctccccccccccttATTTTTTGGCATTTGTCGGAAGATTTCACCGCTAGTAGCTCTCACTCCAGGCCCTCTTCCGGGGCGCTTGGGAAAAGCAGTGGTCGCGTTGCTGCCAGCCGAGGCGGCCTCCTCCCATGTGGTGGTCGGTGCCAGAGGCCGGTTGTGGTGGCGTTGCCCTCAGCATCCCGTGTAACACACTTGTGTGTCCTGGGGTGTTGTTTATAGATCTGCGAACCTGAAGAGGGAAGACAAAGCCGACAGAAAAGATGATGCTAAAAAGGGCGAAGACGGAAGTGGGGAAAAGAGTAAAGATCAGGATGATCAGAAGCCTGGCCCCTCGGAGCGCTCCCGGACCACCAAATCAGGTAAGCCGCCTGACGGGCATGGGAGGCGCACCTCCGCCTGGCCGCCATGGGCTGGCTTCTCCGTGGAGCTGAGTGTTTCTTTCTCGCGAGGTGTTGCTTGTTTCTGACCTTAtacccttcctcctccttgctgCAGGAAGTCGGGGAACCGAGCGCACAGTGGTGATGGATAAATCTAAGGGTGTGCCTGTCATCAGTGTCAAAACCTCGGGATCCAAGGAGAGGGTGCGTGCGCTTCCTAGCTGGGGTCTCCGGCAGCATCctcatttctgtgtgtgtgtgtgttttagagaATTCTCGGGTGTAATTTGAGAACAATTCTGTGCCTTTTCGAAGTATAGGCATCTTGGACTTTAGAAACAGTCGAGACAGTTCAGGAGCTTTCCTCACCTGCCTTGGGCGTCTCCGCAGCTCTCCTTGCTGCATTCTGACCCCCGTGTGACCCACCCGCCTTTCCTGCCTCTCTAAGCCCTGTCCCCACCTTGGCCCCGTCCCAGACTCTGTCTCCTGGCAGAGGCTCCAAGGAACGCGGGATCCACAAAGTACCTGTCGCGGG
The Equus caballus isolate H_3958 breed thoroughbred chromosome 7, TB-T2T, whole genome shotgun sequence genome window above contains:
- the SAFB gene encoding scaffold attachment factor B1 isoform X3, which translates into the protein MMDISVLDEAEIDNGSVADCVEDDEADTLPESLADGREPGEGEMKELPEPLPEPAVEDKETVNNLDTSSSDFTILQELEEPSLEPENEKILDILGETCKSEPVKEEGPELEQPFAQDTSSVGPDRKLAEEEDLFGSGHPEEGALDVAGESPGQAQASQADSLLAVVKREPAEEPGAGARTDCEPVGLEQRAEQSRGACEPAGACSEEAAEAPPEASSPEPGDSHEDGPKLAFEACNEVPPAPKESSASEGADQKMSSVEDDSDTKRLSKEEKGRSSCGRNFWVSGLSSTTRATDLKNLFSKYGKVVGAKVVTNARSPGARCYGFVTMSTAEEATKCISHLHKTELHGKMISVEKAKNEPAGKKTSEKRDGEGKKEKSSNSDRSANLKREDKADRKDDAKKGEDGSGEKSKDQDDQKPGPSERSRTTKSGSRGTERTVVMDKSKGVPVISVKTSGSKERVSKSQDRKSASREKRSVVSFDKVKEPRKSRDSESRRVRERSEREQRLQAQWEREERERLEIARERLAFHRHRLERERMERERLERERMHVEQERRREQERIHREREELRRQQELRYEQERRPAVRRPYDDGRRDDAYWPEAKRAALDERYHSDFNRQDRFHDFDHRDRGRYPDHSVDRREGSRSMMGEREGQHYPERHGGPERHGRDSRDGWGGYGSDKRMSEGRGLPPPPPRGRRDWGDHGRRLEDDRAWQGAADGGMMDRDHKRWQGGERSMSGHSGPGHMMTRGGMSGRGSFAPGGASRGHVIPRGGMQGGFGGQNRGSRPSDARFSRRY
- the SAFB gene encoding scaffold attachment factor B1 isoform X4 yields the protein MMDISVLDEAEIDNGSVADCVEDDEADTLPESLADGREPGEGEMKELPEPLPEPAVEDKETVNNLDTSSSDFTILQELEEPSLEPENEKILDILGETCKSEPVKEEGPELEQPFAQDTSSVGPDRKLAEEEDLFGSGHPEEGALDVAGESPGQAQASQADSLLAVVKREPAEEPGAGARTDCEPVGLEQRAEQSRGACEPAGACSEEAAEAPPEASSPEPGDSHEDGPKLAFEACNEVPPAPKESSASEGADQKMSSVEDDSDTKRLSKEEKGRSSCGRNFWVSGLSSTTRATDLKNLFSKYGKVVGAKVVTNARSPGARCYGFVTMSTAEEATKCISHLHKTELHGKMISVEKAKNEPAGKKTSEKRDGEGKKEKSSNSDRSANLKREDKADRKDDAKKGEDGSGEKSKDQDDQKPGPSERSRTTKSGSRGTERTVVMDKSKGVPVISVKTSGSKERVSKSQDRKSASREKRSVVSFDKVKEPRKSRDSESRRVRERSEREQRLQAQWEREERERLEIARERLAFHRHRLERERMERERLERERMHVEQERRREQERIHREREELRRQQELRYEQERRPAVRRPYDDGRRDDAYWPEAKRAALDERYHSDFNRQDRFHDFDHRDRGRYPDHSVDRREGSRSMMGEREGQHYPERHGGPERHGRDSRDGWGGYGSDKRMSEGRGLPPPPPRRDWGDHGRRLEDDRAWQGAADGGMMDRDHKRWQGGERSMSGHSGPGHMMTRGGMSGRGSFAPGGASRGHVIPRGGMQGGFGGQNRGSRPSDARFSRRY